The window CCAAATCCCATTGTTCCTCATTACTCATACTCTATCTCTGTACCGTATGTATTAATTGCTATTCATCTTTGCCAAAAGGCGAACGAGGGGATTACCTAATATAGTTCCTAGGCGTTCCTGCAGTTTTTTTGCCCGATGTACTCGCTGTTGCATAAAGCTCAGTTCTTCTTTATTGGTCGATACAGAAGCTATTTCCAGCAACTGAAGACTCTTTTCAAGTTCATCGCCAAAATGCTGCACCTTATGGCGGAGCATTGCCAACAAACCTTGCTGCAAGGCACTGGCAATGTTTTCTGCACTCCGGTAATATTTTTTCCGTTCCCCTTTTATCCAAACGCGTTGGATCAGACCTAAGGCCTCAAGCTGGCGAGCTGCAATACTGACAGATGCCTTGCTCAAGCCTAAGTCTAGTTCTAAGACATCCAGTGAGCATTCCTTGGGCTGGAGGTAAAGATACACCAGCACCTGTCCGACAATGCGGCCCAAGCCCAAATCCTGGCTGGTACGCCCTCCTGTCTCAATAAGGTTCTTTCGTGCTGCTGCAATATTATCGACTGAATCCATTTTTAACTTTTAAAAATTTCTGAAAGCTACAAAACATAAAAAAGCACGATTGAAAACAAATTGCAACTACTACCGCAAAAATCTCAAAAACCGATACCGAGAACATACGCCATCTTCATTCTGCTTTCCAAAAACAAGCCTGAACGCATTAACAAATACAGACCTTACCATCCTTCAGCACGTACTTCTCACCCGTATGCGGACAAATATCCTCCCCTTCTCCCTGCAAGGGAAGGCCCAATTTTTCCCCATACCTGCTCATCCATCCGGTTTGCCGGGCAGGATTGCCGGTCATTAAGGCGAAAGCCGGGACATCACGGGTGACTACTGCCCCAGCGCCGATAAAGGCCGATTCTCCAATTTCCACTCCGCAAACAATGGTTGCATTGGCGCCGATGGTTGCCCCTTTCCGGACTAGGGTTTTTCTGAATTCTTTTTTTCTGGAAACAGCAGAGCGCGGATTGAACACATTGGTGAACACCATAGAAGGACCACAAAAAACATCGTCCTCCAGTTCCACTCCATTATAGACGGAAACGTTATTCTGGATCTTACATCCTGAACCAATCCGTACATCCGGCCCGATAACGACATTCTGCCCAATGGAACAGGATTCACCAATAATGCTCCCGGAGAGTATATGGGAAAAATGCCACACCTTTGTTCCCTCTCCGATCTGAACATTATCGTCAACCTGAGCAGTTTCATGAATATCGAAACCAGCCTCTCGGCCAGCAACCTGAATAAGAGAGGCATTACCTTTTTCCAGGGACTCCTGGCAGCAATTCAACACCGTCAACACCCTGAGCCCCTCTTCGCCGTCCGTCCTTGGTTGCTTGCGTGTCGCTATGCAATCAAGAAAATGGGCACATTCTGCCCGCAGGGGTTCCTCCTGCTCAACATGCACCTGCACTGCCTCTGCCCGGTCGGCCACCGGGATATTGCCTTCCCATTTTACGGAGTGGGGGTAAAGCTGTAATTTTTCTTCCCACGGAGCGGTATCATTAAAGACCGCCATCTGCTTATCACCAACCACCACCAGCATCTGCTCCTTAAAGGGATGGAGCCAGGAGACAAAAATATGGGCACGGGTCCCTGAAGGAAAATCCAGGAGCGTAACCGTGGTATCAGCTATCCGCTGGTGGAGGAAATTTCCTCCCTGGGCGCAAACCGTTGTCGGTATTTCTCCGATGAGACCTAAAATGACTGAGATATCATGGGGAGCAAAGGACCAGAGGACATTCTCTTCCCGCCGAAGCTTACCGAGATTAAGCCGATTAGAGTAGATATACTGAATCCTCCCCAACTCACCAGCATCGACCAGTTCCTTCAATTTAAGAACCAGGGGATGATACCAGAGCAGATGCCCAATCATCAAAATCCGCCCCTTTTCCCTGGCGATTGCATTCAACTCCTTGCCCTCTTTTTCCGAGAGGCAAAGCGGTTTTTCCACATAGACATCTTTACCCGCCAGCAAGGCCTCTTTTGCCAGAGCGGCATGGGTCACCGCCGGGGTCGAGATGGCAATACCGGTCACCTCAGGATTATTGATCACCTCGGCAAAGGACAGGCAGAGTTCTACATCAGGATAGTCCTTCTTAAAAAGGGCCAAGGTATCAGGATTGCTATCGCAAATACTGTGCAAGGCGTTCAGGGCGTAAAAATTACGAACCAGATTTTTCCCCCAATAGCCGGATCCAATAACTGAAATTTTCATTTCTTTTCTCTCCTTAGATGAGATGTAATACTCGAAACTAGGCAATTTCCCTTGCATCTTCTCCCGATCGGAGTAAAATTCTGCATTTTTTATCTTTGTTTTCGCAGAGGCAGCCTGCCCTAGACCGAGGCATGCGGAATATTTTAGGCATTGATCTGTTATTACAATAAGAAAAAGAGCTTGTCCAGGTAGAAGTACAGAGCACGATACCTGAATCCTCAATCAAACATATTTACTCCACGAGAAAAGCAATGGAATACCGGGATACCCTGAATCTGCCCAAAACCAAATTCAACATGAAGGCGAATCTGACCCAGAAAGAGCCACAATACCTCAAGCACTGGGATAAAGAAAAACTCTATCAGAAGCTTCAGGAAGCAGCAGCGGACAAGCCCCTGTTTATTCTTCATGACGGCCCTCCCTATGCCAACGGCAATATTCATCTCGGTACAGCCTTTAACAAGGTACTCAAGGACATCATCCTCAAATCCAGGCGCTTGGCCGGTTTCCAGGCCCCGTATATTCCGGGCTGGGACTGCCACGGCCTGCCCATTGAGCATAATGTAGACAAAGAGCTGGGAAAGAAAAAAGAGACTATCCCGGTCTTGTCCAAGCGGGGAGCCTGCCGCAAATATGCCGAAAAATGGATCAAAACCCAGAAAGCGCAATTTCGCCGTCTTGGTGTCTTGGGCGACTGGGATAATCCTTATCTGACTATCAATTTCGCCTACGAGGCTGCTATTGCCCGCGAATTTAATCGTTTCCTGCTCTCTGATGGCGTGGTGCGCTCCAAAAAACCGGTCTACTGGTGCTCCACCTGCCGCACAGCCCTGGCTGAGGCCGAGGTTGAATATTACGATCATACCTCACCGTCCATTTATGTCAAATTTCCTGTGGCTGAGAACCTGAGTGAGGCAGTGCCGGAACTGGCAGGCCTGGAAAACCTCAAAGTCCTGATCTGGACCACTACCCCTTGGACCCTGCCCGCAAATACCGGTGTAGCTTTCCACCCTGATTTTGTCTATGCCGCTGTTGCGGTCAAGGATGAAGTCTGGATTCTGGCGCAGGAACTGGTAGAAAAATGCTTTGAGGAATTCGGAATCAGCGAATACAAAATCCTGGCTACTTTTTCTGCCAAAGGGCTGGAAGGCAAGAAATGCCGCCACCCCTTTATGGATCGTGATTCTCTGATGGTCCTGGCTGACTATGTTACCACCGAGGCTGGTACCGGCTGTGTGCATACCGCTCCCGGACATGGTACCGATGACTACATGACCGGCCTGCGCTATAACCTGGATGTGCTCTCTCCCCTGAATGATGCAGGCCAGTATACCGAAGAGGCAGGCAAATACGCCGGTCGCCAGGTTCCCACAGTCAACCGGGAAATCAACGATGACATGGCAGCCGATGGCTCCCTGGTCAAGGAAGGCGAAATCAATCACTCCTACCCCCATTGCTGGCGTTGTAAAAAACCGGTGATCTACCGGGCCACTAAGCAGTGGTTTATCTCCATGAAAAATAATGACCTGCGCGACAAGGCCCTCCAAGCCATCAACGAGGTCAAATGGACCCCGGCCTGGGGCCAGCAGCGTATCTACGGCATGGTGGAGGGCCGACCGGATTGGTGCGTCTCCCGCCAGCGTTCCTGGGGTGTGCCTCTGACCGTGCTGACCTGCGCGGATTGCGGCGAAATCCTCAAAAATACTGAGGTCTGTGAAAATATCGAGGCCATGTTTGAACAAGAAGGAGCCGATGCCTGGTTCAAGCATGAGGCAGCTGACTTTCTCCCGGATGAGGTACAATGCTCCTGCGGCTCCACCCATTTTGAGAAGGAGACCGATATCCTGGATGTCTGGTTTGATTCCGGGGTCAGCCATGCTGCGGTTGTGGAGGCTCGGGACGAGTTACGCTCTCCGGCGGATCTCTACCTGGAAGGCAGTGACCAGCATCGCGGCTGGTTCCAGTCTTCGTTGTTGGCCTCTGTGGGAACCCGTGGTCAGGCCCCCTTCAAGGGCGTACTCACCCACGGTTACGTCGTGGATGGCAAGGGCAAGAAGATGTCCAAGTCCATCGGCAACGTCATTGCACCCCAGGAGATGATAGATAAATTCGGAGCAGAGATCCTCCGCCTCTGGGTGGCCAGTGAGGATTACCGGGATGATGTGAAGGTCTCCGAGGAGATCCTCCGCCGGGTATCAGACTCCTATCGTAAACTGCGTAATACTCTGCGCTTCCTCCTTTCCAACCTCAATGATTTTGATCCGGCAACAGACAGCGTTGGCGCAGAAGCATACAGCGAGATGGATCGCTGGGCTCTGGCCCGATTTGCCGACTTGGTTCGGCGAGTAGAGCGCGCCTATACCGAGTATGAATTTCATGCTATCTACCATAGCCTGATCAACTTCTGCGGCACCACCATCTCCAGCCTGTACATGGATGTACTCAAAGATCGGCTCTATTGTTCTGCGCCCAATGCACCGGAGCGTCGGGCAGCCCAGACCGTGATCTACCGCATTCTTGACGGCCTGCTCCGCCTGATGGCTCCGATCCTCAGCGTAACCGCAGCCGAGGCTTGGGAACATATGCACGGACTTGACCAGAAATCACCTGTCGAGAAATCAGTCTTTTTTGCTGATTTCCCTCAAGTGGATGATATTGCCCAGGATGAGGAGCTGGACAAACGCTGGAGCAAATTGCTTGACCTGCGTAGCGAGATCACTAGGGTGCTGGAAGCAGCCCGTCGAGATAAGACCATCGGCCTGTCCCTGGATGCGGAAGTACTCCTGCAGGCAGATGAAGAGACCACGGCCTTTCTGAACGAGAATCTGGCGCTATTACAAGAACTCTGCATTGTTTCCAGCCTGCAAATTGTGACAGAGGCGGGCGATGCCAGCTTTGTTGCTGGCGAGGAAATGAAGGATCTGCAAATTGCTGTTCAGCCTGCGCCGGGCAATAAATGCGAACGCTGCTGGACCATCTCTCCCTCAGTCGGCGAGGACAGCGAGCATCCGACTCTGTGCAGTCGCTGTCTTGCGGTGGTCAAGGAGCTGGCGAGCTGATTATGATCCGTTTTTTCATCATCATGGTGCTGGTCGTGGTTAGCGACCAGCTGAGTAAACTCTGGATTCTGGATAACTTCTTACTCTATGAATCCAGAGAGATTATTCCTGGTTTTTTCAACCTTACCTTTCTCCGCAATACAGGGGCCGCCTTTGGCTTGCTCTCTGGAATGCCGCTGCTTTGGCGGCAGATCTTTTTCATCACCATTGCGGCGGCGGCCTTGGTCGCGCTTGTGATCATGCAGCGTAAGATGGGGAAAGAGAACTCCTGGTATACCATCTGCTTCGCCCTCATCGGGGGCGGAGCGGTCGGTAATGTGATTGATCGGGTCCTGTATGGCTCTGTGGTGGACTTCCTGGATGTCTATGTCAAGGGCTACCACTGGCCTGCCTTTAATGTGGCGGATTCCGGGATCACGGTCGGGGTGACGATCTTCTTGCTGTTGCAGATTTTTGAGAAGGAGGAAAAGCAAGCAATTACTGAGAAATAAGATTGGATCGGCAGCAGGGGAAGTAAAAAGTTGAGTCGCGTAAGATCTTGACGGATGACGCAAAACGTCATACCATATTTCTATGATCAAATCATTCAACTGCAAAAAGACACAAAGGCTTTTCAACGACTTGGATGTAAAAAAGTTCAGAAGTATTTCCAAGGCGGCGAGAATTAAGCTCGAACTCCTTCATGCTGCGGTTTCTTTAAACTCGTTACGCATTCCTCCGGGAAACAGGCTTGAGCGGTTAGCAGGTGACCGGAAAGGAGAATACAGCATCAGGATTAATGACCAATGGCGTATTTGCTTTGTTTGGAAGGAAGAAAACGCCTTTGATGTTGAAATTGTCGATTATCATTAAGGGGTAAGACTATGGCTAAAAAATTATCTCCAATCACTCCCGGCGATGTTTTATTGGAAGAATTTCTCAAGCCTCTGGAAATATCACAGAATCAGCTGGCAAGAGACCTTAACGTACCGGCAAATCGGATAAGCCAAATTATCCACGGAAAGCGGGAAATCACAGCAGATACAGCATTACGCCTTGGCAGATATTTTTCTATTGAGCCGGAGTTTTGGTTAAATTTACAGCTACATTATAATATGAAAATAGCCAGACACAAAGCGGGAGATAAAATCGAACAAGAAGTGAAGGTTTGTTTTCCGCAAGCTGGTTCGCATGATCTCGCAACAGCTTGACATGTTGATGTGAACAGCTTTTGATTCCGCCCCGGCTTTGCAGGTCCGCGCCATCACAGGGACGGTGTCATCCTGAGTTGGGTTGAGGGAAGGATTCCCCGGAAGATGAGCAAGTGCAGACGGAAAAAATGGCGTTGCAGGGCTACAGAGGCGTTTTCGCCTCCTGCCGGATGATTTCTGCCGCTTCGGGAATAATTTCTCACGATACAGCGTGGGATTCTCCTGTTACAAAATGAATTTTTGTCGTAAACCTTGTATAGTAACTTGTCCTCTTTCATTTCAATCAAGTAGACCACTACTTCCTCTGGTGCGGTGGGTTCAGACCCCACGTCGGGGTGACGATTTTCCTGCTCTTGCATTTTTTTTGAGGGAGATGGAGAGTTAGCAACAAACAATTGACTTCCTGCAAATCTAAAACAAAACTACACTTGCTAATGTAACATTTTTTTTACAAAAACGAAAAACTCAGTTTGGCAGGAGGTCTAATGTAAAAAAACATTCCCTTGAGGAGAATAGATCCTATGAAAGATAACAATACAAAAACTATAACGAGAGAACTTAACATACTAACGATAGGTTTTCTCACGGCGATAATGGCAATTTCCAGAGAGCAAGGAATAACTGTAGCCACAATTTTTATTTTTACTACTTGTTCAATAGGGCTAGTGATAGGTGTTTTAATCGGACTCCTACGGAGCTTAGTTACGAAAGAACTAGTTCTTTCAATGACATACCTACGATATATAAAGCGAGACAGTCGAAAAATAAAATTAATTCTATTCGTTGCTACTGCAATTTTTTTCGGTATCAATCGTGGATTTCCGCAGGTTAATTTATCATTTTTACCTCTCGTATTACTCTCCTTTATCAGTCTGTTAATCGTCAAAGAACTGGTGTTGGAATACAGGATTCGCAAAGGCTTATTTGGAACAAACCGAATAGAAGCACAAGCCTTGATTGAGTTTATCATCAAACACTCTGATGATATTGACTTTACTGACAGCAACGGAAATCTACGTCGAACTCTGGTTCCCCGAATTGAGCCTACCCCCACAGAACAAACTTTACCCGCCTTTGGCGAGGAGGCACCCGCATGAACGACAAAGCTGATCTGTGGTCCTCCTTAGCAATCAAGGCGATTGACGTTATCTTTGCCAGATATCCAGCCCGAACCAGCCTCGGCGTTGTCCTCGGTGGAGTTATAGACTTCGGTGTTCAACTCTTTGCCCCGGCACTGAGTTCACTGAAATTTGCCGATTTCACAGCCAGCCCCAAATGGGGGTGGTGGTTACTCGGTATCCTGATAATGCATACCCCGACCATATTCTCCACCTTTCGCCAAAAACAAACTGGAGACGAGAAGATTGACCGAGCCTTGGATTTGATTGAACGAGGCAATTTTACCAAGGTTGAAAAAAGCCAGCAGTATCGGCTACTCATAGAAGGAGTAGCCAATAATGTTGCTCTGAAACCGGAACTAAAAAAAGAACTCCAGGAAACGGAGCGCAAAATCAGCGAGAGAAGCGAAAAAAGCGCCCCCTGATCAGGGTAAAATCCCCCTCCTCCCCTTTACATTTCCCCACCCAATCCCTACTCTTTTTCACAAGCGGCTCAAATCCCTCTGCTGAGGCAACCAGCCAGACAGCCAGAGCCCTTTCTCTCGCTGAATTAAACAACACATTGAAAAAAAGGAGACCTGCGATGAAACGGATTTTTCTGTTTTTGATGACTAACTTTGCCGTCCTGATGGTGCTGTCCATTAGCGCGCGCATCCTGGGCATAGATCGTTACCTGACCAGCAATGGCATGAACATGAGCTTCCTGCTCGGCTTTTCCGCCCTGATCGGTTTTGGCGGTTCGATCATTTCCCTGCTCATGTCAAAGAAAATGGCCAAGTGGAGCACCGGGGCCCAGGTCATTAAGCAACCGAGCAATCAGGAAGAACGCTGGCTGGTGGACACCATTGCCAAACTCGCGTCCAAAGCCGGGCTGGGCATGCCAGAAGTTGCCATCTATCAGGGTGCCCCCAATGCCTTTGCCACTGGCCCCAGCCGCTCCAACTCTCTGGTTGCTGTTTCCACTGGGCTTATGCAGAGCATGAATAAACGCCAAGTAGAAGCTGTGCTGGCCCACGAAATCAGCCATGTAGCCAACGGGGACATGGTCACCCTGACCCTGATCCAGGGTGTGGTCAACACCTTTGTTATCTTCCTTTCCCGAGTCGCGGCCTTTGCAGTGGATAATTTTCTGCGTGGAGAAGACGATGAGGACGCAGGCGGCTTTAGTATCGGCTACTTCATCACCAGCATCGTGTTTGAGATGCTCTTTGGCATCCTGGCAAGCATCATTGTTATGTATTTCTCTCGCTTCCGGGAGTTCAAGGCGGATGCAGGTGCTGCTGCCCTGATGGGTGACAAGCGCCCCATGATTGAGGCCCTGCAGGTCCTCGGCAACATGACTCCTGGTGAGTTACCCAAGGAGATGGCAGCCAGCGGCATTTCCGGTAACACCATGAAGGCCCTGTTCAGCAGCCACCCGCCCCTGGAGAAACGAATCGCTGCTTTGCAAAATAACTAACGGTATCAATTATCCAGATAACCTCAAACGGAGAAAAAACATGTCCCCCTCAAGACAACCCCTCTTTTCCCTGATCGCCCTGCTCTTTGCAGCTCTCCTGCTCAGTGCCTGCTCCAGTGCCTATTATTCGGCAATGGAAAAAGTCGGGGTGCATAAACGAGACATTCTGGTTGATCGAGTCGAAGGTGCCAGAGACGCCCAACAAGACGCCCAGGAAGAATTTAAGTCCGCGCTGGAACAA is drawn from Candidatus Electrothrix aestuarii and contains these coding sequences:
- a CDS encoding MarR family transcriptional regulator — translated: MDSVDNIAAARKNLIETGGRTSQDLGLGRIVGQVLVYLYLQPKECSLDVLELDLGLSKASVSIAARQLEALGLIQRVWIKGERKKYYRSAENIASALQQGLLAMLRHKVQHFGDELEKSLQLLEIASVSTNKEELSFMQQRVHRAKKLQERLGTILGNPLVRLLAKMNSN
- a CDS encoding Gfo/Idh/MocA family oxidoreductase, which encodes MKISVIGSGYWGKNLVRNFYALNALHSICDSNPDTLALFKKDYPDVELCLSFAEVINNPEVTGIAISTPAVTHAALAKEALLAGKDVYVEKPLCLSEKEGKELNAIAREKGRILMIGHLLWYHPLVLKLKELVDAGELGRIQYIYSNRLNLGKLRREENVLWSFAPHDISVILGLIGEIPTTVCAQGGNFLHQRIADTTVTLLDFPSGTRAHIFVSWLHPFKEQMLVVVGDKQMAVFNDTAPWEEKLQLYPHSVKWEGNIPVADRAEAVQVHVEQEEPLRAECAHFLDCIATRKQPRTDGEEGLRVLTVLNCCQESLEKGNASLIQVAGREAGFDIHETAQVDDNVQIGEGTKVWHFSHILSGSIIGESCSIGQNVVIGPDVRIGSGCKIQNNVSVYNGVELEDDVFCGPSMVFTNVFNPRSAVSRKKEFRKTLVRKGATIGANATIVCGVEIGESAFIGAGAVVTRDVPAFALMTGNPARQTGWMSRYGEKLGLPLQGEGEDICPHTGEKYVLKDGKVCIC
- the ileS gene encoding isoleucine--tRNA ligase encodes the protein MEYRDTLNLPKTKFNMKANLTQKEPQYLKHWDKEKLYQKLQEAAADKPLFILHDGPPYANGNIHLGTAFNKVLKDIILKSRRLAGFQAPYIPGWDCHGLPIEHNVDKELGKKKETIPVLSKRGACRKYAEKWIKTQKAQFRRLGVLGDWDNPYLTINFAYEAAIAREFNRFLLSDGVVRSKKPVYWCSTCRTALAEAEVEYYDHTSPSIYVKFPVAENLSEAVPELAGLENLKVLIWTTTPWTLPANTGVAFHPDFVYAAVAVKDEVWILAQELVEKCFEEFGISEYKILATFSAKGLEGKKCRHPFMDRDSLMVLADYVTTEAGTGCVHTAPGHGTDDYMTGLRYNLDVLSPLNDAGQYTEEAGKYAGRQVPTVNREINDDMAADGSLVKEGEINHSYPHCWRCKKPVIYRATKQWFISMKNNDLRDKALQAINEVKWTPAWGQQRIYGMVEGRPDWCVSRQRSWGVPLTVLTCADCGEILKNTEVCENIEAMFEQEGADAWFKHEAADFLPDEVQCSCGSTHFEKETDILDVWFDSGVSHAAVVEARDELRSPADLYLEGSDQHRGWFQSSLLASVGTRGQAPFKGVLTHGYVVDGKGKKMSKSIGNVIAPQEMIDKFGAEILRLWVASEDYRDDVKVSEEILRRVSDSYRKLRNTLRFLLSNLNDFDPATDSVGAEAYSEMDRWALARFADLVRRVERAYTEYEFHAIYHSLINFCGTTISSLYMDVLKDRLYCSAPNAPERRAAQTVIYRILDGLLRLMAPILSVTAAEAWEHMHGLDQKSPVEKSVFFADFPQVDDIAQDEELDKRWSKLLDLRSEITRVLEAARRDKTIGLSLDAEVLLQADEETTAFLNENLALLQELCIVSSLQIVTEAGDASFVAGEEMKDLQIAVQPAPGNKCERCWTISPSVGEDSEHPTLCSRCLAVVKELAS
- the lspA gene encoding signal peptidase II — encoded protein: MQSLSCGGQGAGELIMIRFFIIMVLVVVSDQLSKLWILDNFLLYESREIIPGFFNLTFLRNTGAAFGLLSGMPLLWRQIFFITIAAAALVALVIMQRKMGKENSWYTICFALIGGGAVGNVIDRVLYGSVVDFLDVYVKGYHWPAFNVADSGITVGVTIFLLLQIFEKEEKQAITEK
- a CDS encoding type II toxin-antitoxin system RelE/ParE family toxin, producing MIKSFNCKKTQRLFNDLDVKKFRSISKAARIKLELLHAAVSLNSLRIPPGNRLERLAGDRKGEYSIRINDQWRICFVWKEENAFDVEIVDYH
- a CDS encoding HigA family addiction module antitoxin; the protein is MAKKLSPITPGDVLLEEFLKPLEISQNQLARDLNVPANRISQIIHGKREITADTALRLGRYFSIEPEFWLNLQLHYNMKIARHKAGDKIEQEVKVCFPQAGSHDLATA
- the htpX gene encoding protease HtpX, translating into MKRIFLFLMTNFAVLMVLSISARILGIDRYLTSNGMNMSFLLGFSALIGFGGSIISLLMSKKMAKWSTGAQVIKQPSNQEERWLVDTIAKLASKAGLGMPEVAIYQGAPNAFATGPSRSNSLVAVSTGLMQSMNKRQVEAVLAHEISHVANGDMVTLTLIQGVVNTFVIFLSRVAAFAVDNFLRGEDDEDAGGFSIGYFITSIVFEMLFGILASIIVMYFSRFREFKADAGAAALMGDKRPMIEALQVLGNMTPGELPKEMAASGISGNTMKALFSSHPPLEKRIAALQNN